DNA sequence from the Halococcus salsus genome:
GTGTCTACGGGCATGACCGACGCGGCCACCGTCGTCGAGACGTACCGTCCGAAGCTCGAAGCGGTGCTGGAGGAGAACGTCCTCGACTTTTGGTTTCCCCGATGCATCGACGAGGCGGGTGGCTTTCTGACGAGCTACGATAGCGAGGGCGAGTTCGCGGGCAACGGCCACAAACAGGTCGTGACCCAGGCGCGGATGGTCTGGTTCACCGCACGACTCGCGCGCGAGGGCTACGGCGAGGAGTATCAAGAAATCGCCGAGCACGGCCTCGATTTCCTGCTGGGCGAGATGTGGGACGGCCAGGATGGAGGGTTCGTCTGGGAAGTCGAACGCGACGGCACCACCTCGAAACCCAACAAACACTGCTACGGCCAGTCGTTCGGCCTCTACGCCCTCTCGGAGTACCATCGGGCGACCGGCGACGACCGCGCCGCCGAGTACGCCCACGAGCTCGTCGACCTGCTCGACGAGTACGCCAAAGACGAGGTTCACGGGGGCTACGTCGAGTACTTCACGCCCGAGTGGGAGCCGATCCTCGAAGGCAGAACCTACCTCGACAACATCGAGCCCGACTGGTCGCCGAAGGAGTCCGGCGACGACGCGCTCGACGCCTCCCTGAAACTCATGAACACCCACCTCCACCTGATGGAGGCGTTCACGACCTACTACGAGGTGTTCGAAACCGACCGCGGTCGCGAGCGCTTGCACGAACTCCTCGACGTCCTCACGAACACCGTGGTCCGAAAGAAACTGGGTGCGTGTTCGGACAAGTACACAGCCACTTGGAAACCTAAGCTCGACGTCGAGGACCTGCGGGTGGTCTCGTACGGCCACGACATCGAGAACGTCTGGCTCTCGATGGACGCCGCCGACGCCCTCGGACTCTCGAAGGACCTCTACACGGACCTCTACGAGACGCTCTGGGAGTACACCCTCGAATACGGCTACGACGACGACCATGGAGGATTTTACTTCTACGGTGGCTTCGACGAGCCCGCGAGCTTCCGGGTCAAGGCGTGGTGGGTCCAGGCCGAAGGCATGACGAGTGCGCTTCGGATGTACGAACACACTGGCGACGAGCGCTATCTCGACGTCTTCACCGAGACCTACGACTTCCTCGACGAGTACGGTATCGACCACGACGTGGGTGAGTGGCACTCGGGCGTGACCGACGACCTCGAACCCGTCGGGCGGAAGGGGGCGGTCTACAAGGCCGCCTACCACAACGGCCGCGCGCTCCTCGAATCGATCGCGGCGCTCGAACGGCTGTAGGGCGTCCGCTTCTCCCCGCCCACGGGAACGTGACCGGAATCGAGCGATATCGACCCAACCTCGTTCAGCGGTCGTACTGGCTTCTGACGAGGTGTGCGATGCCGCGGTCTTCGAGCCGCTCCATCGGCGCGAGCAGGGTGAGTTGGACGACGCCCGGGAGACGGCCGATCTCCACCCCGCCGGTGAACGTACAGCGCCCACGGACCTCGCCCTCGGACATCCCGAGGAGGGCGGTGGCGCGGTCGAAGGCGTTCTGTGTCGCGGCGTTGATCGTCTCGCCGCTTCCGACGACCTGGATCGGTCCCACGTCGTCGACCAGCTCGACCCCGTACTCCGCTGCGAGCCGTCGTCCGGTTTCGAGTTCCCGGTCCGTGTAGGGCGCGCTGATGTGCGGGAGGTCCGCCTCGTTGGGGAGCAAGATCGGGCCGTCGATGTCGAGCCCCTTGATGACCTCGACGCCGATCTCGGTGCGGCCGCTCACGTCGGTCGTGTGGAGCGAGAGCTCGCCGTCGCCCTGGTTGGCGTGGAGGTCGCCGACGTAGACCCCCGCGCCGTCGGTCTTCACCGGGCAGATCAGCACCGCGCCCTCGCGCACCGCGTTGACGTCCATGTGACCGTCGGTCCGCTGGCCGAGGGCCTCCTCGTCCGGGAGGCCCCAGTCGTGTTCCGCGCCGACGAGGAACTGGCCGAAGTCGCCCGCGTTGTGCGAGTCCGGGAGTTCGATCGGGGGTGTGGTGCCGATGTTCCCCACGAAGGGTCGGAGGTGGCCGAGCGTTC
Encoded proteins:
- a CDS encoding AGE family epimerase/isomerase, which gives rise to MTDAATVVETYRPKLEAVLEENVLDFWFPRCIDEAGGFLTSYDSEGEFAGNGHKQVVTQARMVWFTARLAREGYGEEYQEIAEHGLDFLLGEMWDGQDGGFVWEVERDGTTSKPNKHCYGQSFGLYALSEYHRATGDDRAAEYAHELVDLLDEYAKDEVHGGYVEYFTPEWEPILEGRTYLDNIEPDWSPKESGDDALDASLKLMNTHLHLMEAFTTYYEVFETDRGRERLHELLDVLTNTVVRKKLGACSDKYTATWKPKLDVEDLRVVSYGHDIENVWLSMDAADALGLSKDLYTDLYETLWEYTLEYGYDDDHGGFYFYGGFDEPASFRVKAWWVQAEGMTSALRMYEHTGDERYLDVFTETYDFLDEYGIDHDVGEWHSGVTDDLEPVGRKGAVYKAAYHNGRALLESIAALERL
- a CDS encoding acetamidase/formamidase family protein, with protein sequence MAQHEVQREITVDRYTKGLVGPDQEWAGTVADGGTIHTHTPPACWGPMITPDFRGGHEVTRPVRVENAAVGDAVALTIRSVEVTSVATSTGSMAEREGAFGDDPFVDHRCPGCGTEWPESVVEGTGEDAIKCAECGENASSFGFEFGYTVAFDEDRTVGLTMDEEAADDLANEAREAMAIPEHARQHPILLYKPSGMPGTLGHLRPFVGNIGTTPPIELPDSHNAGDFGQFLVGAEHDWGLPDEEALGQRTDGHMDVNAVREGAVLICPVKTDGAGVYVGDLHANQGDGELSLHTTDVSGRTEIGVEVIKGLDIDGPILLPNEADLPHISAPYTDRELETGRRLAAEYGVELVDDVGPIQVVGSGETINAATQNAFDRATALLGMSEGEVRGRCTFTGGVEIGRLPGVVQLTLLAPMERLEDRGIAHLVRSQYDR